The following proteins are co-located in the Halictus rubicundus isolate RS-2024b chromosome 1, iyHalRubi1_principal, whole genome shotgun sequence genome:
- the Rpl3 gene encoding ribosomal protein L3, which produces MSHRKFSAPRHGSMGFYPKKRSQRHRGKVKAFPKDDPSKPVHLTAFVGYKAGMTHVVREADRPGSKVNKKEIVEAVTVLETPPMIVVGVVGYIETPHGLRALTTVWAEHLSEGCRRRFYKNWYKSKKKAFTKASKKWQDNLGRKSIENDLSKIIKYCKVVRVIAHTQMRLLKQRQKKAHIMEIQLNGGTIEQKVQWAREHLEKPVPISNVFAPDEMIDVIGVTKGKGYKGVTSRWHTKKLPRKTHKGLRKVACIGAWHPSRVSFTVARAGQKGYHHRTEMNKKIYRIGQGIHTKDGKIVKNNASTEYDRTEKTITPMGGFPHYGEVNNDFVMIKGCCMGPKKRVITLRKSLLVHTKRSALEKINLKFIDTSSKFGHGRFQTAADKASFMGQLKKDRIREEQAKATTSAPSAAAAQ; this is translated from the exons TCGCACAGAAAGTTCAGTGCCCCACGCCATGGGTCTATGGGATTCTATCCCAAGAAGAGGTCTCAGCGTCATCGTGGCAAAGTAAAGGCCTTTCCCAAAGATGATCCCAGCAAACCAGTGCATTTGACCGCGTTCGTTGGATATAAAGCTGGTATGACCCACGTAGTCAGGGAAGCTGATCGTCCAGGATCGA AGGTAAATAAAAAGGAAATCGTAGAAGCGGTCACAGTCCTCGAGACACCACCTATGATCGTGGTCGGTGTAGTAGGTTACATAGAAACTCCGCACGGTCTACGCGCTCTCACCACAGTTTGGGCAGAACATCTTTCGGAAGGCTGTCGCAGAAGGTTTTACAAGAATTG GTACAAGAGCAAGAAGAAGGCATTTACAAAGGCTTCAAAGAAATGGCAGGATAATCTTGGTCGTAAATCCATTGAAAACGACTTGAGCAAGATCATCAAGTACTGCAAAGTTGTACGAGTTATAGCTCATACGCAG ATGAGATTGTTAAAGCAACGCCAAAAGAAAGCTCACATTATGGAGATTCAACTGAACGGTGGAACCATCGAACAGAAGGTTCAGTGGGCTCGCGAACACTTGGAGAAGCCTGTGCCGATTAGCAATGTCTTTGCTCCGGATGAAATGATCGACGTGATCGGTGTCACGAAAGGAAAAGGATACAAAG GTGTTACGTCTCGTTGGCACACAAAGAAATTGCCACGTAAGACGCACAAGGGATTGAGGAAAGTTGCTTGTATCGGTGCTTGGCATCCGAGCCGTGTGTCCTTCACTGTTGCGCGTGCTGGACAAAAAGGATACCATCATCGTACCGAAATGAACAAGAAGATCTACAGAATCGGTCAAGGCATTCACACCAAGGACGGCAAG ATCGTGAAGAACAATGCTTCTACGGAGTACGATCGTACCGAAAAGACGATCACTCCCATGGGTGGTTTCCCTCATTATGGTGAAGTGAACAATGACTTTGTTATGATCAAAGGGTGTTGCATGGGACCAAAGAAACGTGTGATTACACTGCGCAAG TCTCTGTTGGTGCACACCAAACGGTCCGCGTTGGAAAAGATCAATCTTAAATTCATCGATACCAGCTCCAAATTTGGACATGGTCGCTTCCAGACTGCTGCTGACAAAGCTTCTTTCATGGGTCAACTCAAGAAGGACCGCATTCGTGAAGAACAGGCTAAAGCTACAACTTCTGCGCCATCGGCAGCAGCTGCACAgtaa
- the LOC143353044 gene encoding uncharacterized protein LOC143353044 isoform X1: protein MTTEEKFHAAVNVIRSLPKNGAYQPSNEVMLRFYAYYKQATEGPCQQPKPAFWDLVKKAKWDAWTRLGNMSTTEAMNNYVEELKKIVETMSYTDKVANFLGSLDTFYESVPQEDLELLVGPVLERIRSQPGSPLSGSPLASRETSPHRVCNMTRHIASSLETSPASSNSASPLPPDSDGEEEEFIDTVETAPERSQKDAMKTSTSSQKISNGINVSNDAISEPVVVKENPSELTNGYANINGYTETVADSKQDRSRHRNKRDEKSNVDFFNQIAATMQNLQRDLDRITARVRSLEGQALQALAPKIRQPTTGSYSKWWPLPECSPRLFTILILWPFVAQFLILFTQRYRQRRL, encoded by the exons ATGACGACAGAGGAGAAGTTTCACGCGGCTGTTAATGTGATCAGGAGTCTGCCAAAAAATG GAGCGTATCAACCTAGCAACGAAGTTATGCTACGCTTTTATGCATACTATAAACAAGCAACTGAAGGACCGTGTCAACAACCAAAGCCTGCTTTCTGGGATTTAGTCAAAAAAGCTAAGTGGGATGCTTGGACTCGACTGGGTAATATGAGTACAACAGAAGCTATGAATAATTATGTAGAAGAATTGAAAAAG ATTGTGGAGACCATGTCTTATACAGACAAAGTGGCTAATTTTCTGGGAAGTTTGGATACATTTTATGAGAGTGTCCCACAAGAGGACTTGGAGCTACTCGTTGGCCCTGTTTTAGAGCGGATACGTTCACAACCTGGTTCACCACTATCTGGTTCACCTTTGG CATCCAGAGAAACATCGCCGCACAGAGTTTGCAATATGACGAGACACATCGCGAGTAGTTTAGAAACTAGTCCAGCCAGTAGTAACAGTGCAAGTCCATTACCACCGGATAGCGACGGCGAGGAAGAAGAATTCATAGACACCGTCGAA ACTGCTCCGGAACGATCGCAAAAAGACGCAATGAAAACTTCTACTTCCAGCCAGAAAATATCAAATGGAATAAACGTTAGCAACGATGCAATCAGCGAGCCGGTTGTTGTAAAGGAGAATCCTTCAGAATTGACTAATGGATACGCCAATATAAATGGTTACACGGAGACGGTAGCAGACAGCAAGCAAGACAGGAGCAGACATAGAAATAAGAGAGATGAGAAATCAAATGTTGACTTTTTTAATCAAATTGCCGCGACTATGCAAAATTTACAAAGAGACTTGGACAGAATAACAGCTAGAGTGCGCAGCTTAGAAGGTCAAGCATTACAAGCGTTGGCGCCGAAAATC AGACAGCCTACAACAGGTTCATACTCAAAGTGGTGGCCTTTACCGGAATGTTCCCCGCGATTGTTCACTATATTAATTTTGTGGCCGTTTGTAGCACAGTTTTTGATTTTATTCACGCAGCGCTATCGTCAACGGAGACTGTGA
- the LOC143353044 gene encoding uncharacterized protein LOC143353044 isoform X2, translating into MLRFYAYYKQATEGPCQQPKPAFWDLVKKAKWDAWTRLGNMSTTEAMNNYVEELKKIVETMSYTDKVANFLGSLDTFYESVPQEDLELLVGPVLERIRSQPGSPLSGSPLASRETSPHRVCNMTRHIASSLETSPASSNSASPLPPDSDGEEEEFIDTVETAPERSQKDAMKTSTSSQKISNGINVSNDAISEPVVVKENPSELTNGYANINGYTETVADSKQDRSRHRNKRDEKSNVDFFNQIAATMQNLQRDLDRITARVRSLEGQALQALAPKIRQPTTGSYSKWWPLPECSPRLFTILILWPFVAQFLILFTQRYRQRRL; encoded by the exons ATGCTACGCTTTTATGCATACTATAAACAAGCAACTGAAGGACCGTGTCAACAACCAAAGCCTGCTTTCTGGGATTTAGTCAAAAAAGCTAAGTGGGATGCTTGGACTCGACTGGGTAATATGAGTACAACAGAAGCTATGAATAATTATGTAGAAGAATTGAAAAAG ATTGTGGAGACCATGTCTTATACAGACAAAGTGGCTAATTTTCTGGGAAGTTTGGATACATTTTATGAGAGTGTCCCACAAGAGGACTTGGAGCTACTCGTTGGCCCTGTTTTAGAGCGGATACGTTCACAACCTGGTTCACCACTATCTGGTTCACCTTTGG CATCCAGAGAAACATCGCCGCACAGAGTTTGCAATATGACGAGACACATCGCGAGTAGTTTAGAAACTAGTCCAGCCAGTAGTAACAGTGCAAGTCCATTACCACCGGATAGCGACGGCGAGGAAGAAGAATTCATAGACACCGTCGAA ACTGCTCCGGAACGATCGCAAAAAGACGCAATGAAAACTTCTACTTCCAGCCAGAAAATATCAAATGGAATAAACGTTAGCAACGATGCAATCAGCGAGCCGGTTGTTGTAAAGGAGAATCCTTCAGAATTGACTAATGGATACGCCAATATAAATGGTTACACGGAGACGGTAGCAGACAGCAAGCAAGACAGGAGCAGACATAGAAATAAGAGAGATGAGAAATCAAATGTTGACTTTTTTAATCAAATTGCCGCGACTATGCAAAATTTACAAAGAGACTTGGACAGAATAACAGCTAGAGTGCGCAGCTTAGAAGGTCAAGCATTACAAGCGTTGGCGCCGAAAATC AGACAGCCTACAACAGGTTCATACTCAAAGTGGTGGCCTTTACCGGAATGTTCCCCGCGATTGTTCACTATATTAATTTTGTGGCCGTTTGTAGCACAGTTTTTGATTTTATTCACGCAGCGCTATCGTCAACGGAGACTGTGA
- the LOC143353009 gene encoding prostatic acid phosphatase translates to MDRNLLTKILALSVLSLSNAENKDTGTIVFANILYRHGDRTPIRPYPNDPYNNESLWPVPYGQLTNLGKHQHLMLGRWLRKRYSHLLSNSYSPYDIYVQSTDVDRTLMSAESHLAGLYPPYGNQQWDSIPWMPIPVHTIPEGEDYVLAAKKHCPRYDYELEKVLNSAEIKRIDKENQNLYAYLTEKTGNNISSLRTLEQLYDTLFIESIYNKTLPEWTKSVFPDKLKPIAATSFTINAHNKILRSLKSGSLLGEMINHMEKKSRNSLKPDRKVWMYSAHDETLANMLMTLNVFDPHCPPYGAMILIELRTNLKDRYFVTVSYKNSSDEPILLTLPGCTALCPLNDLIILTKDVIPLNWEEECAMDRDKFGYNINTTTVIATLTSSILMLVLLILSIIGFIYWHYKREHNQYYLRLTTDPI, encoded by the exons ATGGATAGAAATCTGCTGACCAAAATCCTGGCATTATCGGTGTTGAGCTTATCAAACGCGGAAAACAAAGATACGGGGACCATTGTTTTCGCCAATATC CTGTACAGACACGGAGATAGGACACCTATACGACCTTATCCTAATGACCCTTATAATAATGAGAGCCTTTGGCCTGTACCATATGGTCAGTTAACAAAT CTTGGAAAACATCAACATTTAATGTTGGGTCGTTGGCTCCGCAAACGCTATTCGCATCTTCTGAGCAACTCGTACTCTCCATATGACATCTACGTTCAAAGTACCGACGTAGATCGTACTTTAATGTCAGCAGAATCGCATCTAGCTGGCCTATATCCACCATACGGTAATCAACAATGGGACAGTATTCCATGGATGCCTATTCCAGTACATACTATTCCCGAAGGTGAGGACTATGTGTTGGCTGCCAAGAAACACTGCCCCAGATACGATTACGAATTGGAAAAAGTTCTTAACTCTGCCGAAATCAAACGTATCGataaagaaaatcaaaatttatatGCATATTTAACAGAAAAAACAGGAAACAATATTTCCTCTCTTAGAACCTTGGAACAACTTTATGACACCTTATTTATCGAG AGTATCTACAACAAAACGCTACCAGAATGGACAAAGTCTGTATTTCCTGATAAACTGAAACCTATTGCAGCCACAAGTTTTACAATCAATGCTCACAATAAGATACTTAGAAGTTTAAAATCAG GATCACTATTGGGAGAAATGATAAATCATATGGAGAAGAAGTCGAGAAATTCACTGAAACCAGATAGAAAAGTATGGATGTACAGTGCCCATGATGAAACCTTAGCCAACATGTTGATGACGTTGAATGTATTCGATCCACACTGTCCACCTTACGGTGCTATGATTCTTATAGAGTTGAGAACAAACTTGAAAGATCGATATTTTGTAACG GtttcatataaaaattctaGCGACGAACCGATTCTTTTAACGCTTCCCGGTTGTACCGCATTATGTCCTTTAAACGATTTGATTATATTAACTAAAGATGTTATACCTTTGAATTGGGAAGAAGAGTGTGCAATGGATCGAGACAAATTTGgatataatataaatacaaCTACAGTCATCG CCACTTTGACGTCTTCTATACTGATGttagttttattaattttatctaTAATTGGTTTTATTTATTGGCATTATAAACGAGAACATAATCAGTATTACCTTCGGTTAACAACGGATcctatataa
- the Mvl gene encoding solute carrier family member malvolio isoform X1 encodes MQNNYVVEHDNDSTITTVSHQHTQEAQNNGKATENTSLAPKSNQAYFADQKVPVPNIESGSFSLRKLWAFTGPGFLMSIAYLDPGNIESDLQSGVAAKYKLLWVLLSATILGLIMQRLSARLGVVTGLHLAEMCYRQYKKVPRLILWIMMEIAIIGSDMQEVIGTAIALSLLTNKAIPIWGGVLITVIDTFTFLFLDKYGLRKLEFFFGLLIAIMAVTFGYEYILSAPPQGEVIEGMFVPWYKDYDRNMLLQAVGIVGAVIMPHNLYLHSALVKSRDIDRREPKKVKEANMYYFIEACIALLVSFIINVFVVAVFAYGLHNKTNLEVRQVCEAHNNTVWIDTFPKNNETVSVDLNKGGIFLGCAFGAAAMYIWAVGIFAAGQSSTMTGTYAGQFAMEGFLNLQWARWKRVLFTRMIAIVPTFLVAMFSDIDNLTGMNDILNAIMTLQLPFATLPTIAFTSSSQIMGEFRNGLTNKIVATALSALVITINIYFVINTVQEDLPHHWAVILAISIYSILYLLFCLYLVIHMAVSMGATSLADHWFVRTYIGSPVTTTLGLSNPTIYARSNPAFNIQENGNGNFSTIPDY; translated from the exons ATGCAGAACAATTACGTTGTCGAACACGACAATGATTCAACAATCACAACAGTGTCTCATCAACATACACAAGAAGCGCAGAATAATGGTAAAGCGACGGAAAACACATCTTTAGCACCCAAAAGTAATCAAGCGTACTTTGCTGACCAGAAGGTTCCTGTACCGAATATAGAAAGT GGTTCCTTTAGTTTGAGAAAATTATGGGCATTTACGGGTCCTGGATTTTTAATGTCCATAGCTTATCTGGATCCTGGGAATATAGAGTCTGATTTGCAGTCCGGAGTAGCAGCCAAATACAAG ttaTTATGGGTACTATTAAGCGCGACGATTCTAGGGCTTATTATGCAAAGATTGAGCGCCAGACTTGGCGTTGTAACGGGTTTACATTTAGCTGAAATGTGTTATAGGCAATACAAGAAAGTACCTAGACTAATATTATGGATAATGATGGAGATAGCCATTATCGGCAGCGACATGCAAGAAGTAATAGGAACTGCCATCGCCCTATCTCTATTAACGAACAAAGC aaTACCCATATGGGGCGGCGTACTCATCACGGTGATCGACACTTTTACCTTTTTATTTTTAGATAAATATGGTTTGAGAAAATTGGAATTCTTTTTTGGACTCCTAATTGCTATAATGGCTGTGACTTTTGGTTACGAG tACATTCTCTCCGCGCCTCCGCAAGGCGAGGTAATAGAAGGCATGTTTGTGCCCTGGTACAAGGACTACGACAGGAATATGTTGCTACAGGCTGTAGGCATTGTCGGCGCAGTTATAATGCCGCACAATTTATATCTTCACAGTGCATTAGTGAAA tCAAGAGACATCGATCGCAGGGAACCAAAAAAAGTGAAGGAAGCAAATATGTATTATTTTATCGAAGCTTGCATAGCATTGTTGGTTTCTTTCATCATAAACGTATTTGTCGTAGCAGTTTTTGCATATGGACTTCATAATAAAACTAATTTAGAAGTT CGACAAGTATGCGAGGCTCATAATAACACTGTGTGGATCGACACATTTCCA AAAAATAACGAAACCGTTTCGGTAGACCTTAACAAAGGTGGCATATTTCTCGGTTGCGCGTTTGGTGCCGCGGCAATGTACATTTGGGCCGTGGGAATTTTTGCCGCTGGTCAATCCTCAACGATGACAGGCACGTACGCGGGACAGTTCGCAATGGAAGGATTTCTGAATCTTCAGTGGGCTCGTTGGAAACGAGTTCTTTTTACTCGAATGATCGCCATCGTTCCCACTTTCCTCGTAGCAATGTTCAGCGATATAGACAATTTAACTGGAATGAACGACATCTTGAACGCCATTATGACGCTTCAATTACCGTTTGCAACCTTGCCAACTATAGCATTTACGAGCAGCTCTCAAATAATGGGAGAATTTCGAAATGGATT AACAAACAAAATTGTTGCGACAGCACTGTCTGCGTTAGTGATaactataaatatatattttgtaataaatacGGTCCAAGAAGATTTACCGCATCATTGGGCAGTGATATTAGCAATCTCGATATACTCCATCTTATATCTACTATTTTGCCTTTACTTGGTCATTCATATGGCTGTTAGTATGGGTGCAACTTCTCTTGCCGATCATTGG TTTGTAAGAACATATATAGGTAGTCCTGTAACTACGACGCTTGGATTATCAAATCCAACTATATATGCAAG ATCAAATCCAGCGTTCAATATTCAAGAAAACGGGAATGGCAACTTTAGCACGATACCAGACTATTAA
- the Mvl gene encoding solute carrier family member malvolio isoform X2: protein MQNNYVVEHDNDSTITTVSHQHTQEAQNNGKATENTSLAPKSNQAYFADQKVPVPNIESGSFSLRKLWAFTGPGFLMSIAYLDPGNIESDLQSGVAAKYKLLWVLLSATILGLIMQRLSARLGVVTGLHLAEMCYRQYKKVPRLILWIMMEIAIIGSDMQEVIGTAIALSLLTNKAIPIWGGVLITVIDTFTFLFLDKYGLRKLEFFFGLLIAIMAVTFGYEYILSAPPQGEVIEGMFVPWYKDYDRNMLLQAVGIVGAVIMPHNLYLHSALVKSRDIDRREPKKVKEANMYYFIEACIALLVSFIINVFVVAVFAYGLHNKTNLEVRQVCEAHNNTVWIDTFPKNNETVSVDLNKGGIFLGCAFGAAAMYIWAVGIFAAGQSSTMTGTYAGQFAMEGFLNLQWARWKRVLFTRMIAIVPTFLVAMFSDIDNLTGMNDILNAIMTLQLPFATLPTIAFTSSSQIMGEFRNGLTNKIVATALSALVITINIYFVINTVQEDLPHHWAVILAISIYSILYLLFCLYLVIHMAVSMGATSLADHWFVRTYIGSPVTTTLGLSNPTIYARVDSQTLT from the exons ATGCAGAACAATTACGTTGTCGAACACGACAATGATTCAACAATCACAACAGTGTCTCATCAACATACACAAGAAGCGCAGAATAATGGTAAAGCGACGGAAAACACATCTTTAGCACCCAAAAGTAATCAAGCGTACTTTGCTGACCAGAAGGTTCCTGTACCGAATATAGAAAGT GGTTCCTTTAGTTTGAGAAAATTATGGGCATTTACGGGTCCTGGATTTTTAATGTCCATAGCTTATCTGGATCCTGGGAATATAGAGTCTGATTTGCAGTCCGGAGTAGCAGCCAAATACAAG ttaTTATGGGTACTATTAAGCGCGACGATTCTAGGGCTTATTATGCAAAGATTGAGCGCCAGACTTGGCGTTGTAACGGGTTTACATTTAGCTGAAATGTGTTATAGGCAATACAAGAAAGTACCTAGACTAATATTATGGATAATGATGGAGATAGCCATTATCGGCAGCGACATGCAAGAAGTAATAGGAACTGCCATCGCCCTATCTCTATTAACGAACAAAGC aaTACCCATATGGGGCGGCGTACTCATCACGGTGATCGACACTTTTACCTTTTTATTTTTAGATAAATATGGTTTGAGAAAATTGGAATTCTTTTTTGGACTCCTAATTGCTATAATGGCTGTGACTTTTGGTTACGAG tACATTCTCTCCGCGCCTCCGCAAGGCGAGGTAATAGAAGGCATGTTTGTGCCCTGGTACAAGGACTACGACAGGAATATGTTGCTACAGGCTGTAGGCATTGTCGGCGCAGTTATAATGCCGCACAATTTATATCTTCACAGTGCATTAGTGAAA tCAAGAGACATCGATCGCAGGGAACCAAAAAAAGTGAAGGAAGCAAATATGTATTATTTTATCGAAGCTTGCATAGCATTGTTGGTTTCTTTCATCATAAACGTATTTGTCGTAGCAGTTTTTGCATATGGACTTCATAATAAAACTAATTTAGAAGTT CGACAAGTATGCGAGGCTCATAATAACACTGTGTGGATCGACACATTTCCA AAAAATAACGAAACCGTTTCGGTAGACCTTAACAAAGGTGGCATATTTCTCGGTTGCGCGTTTGGTGCCGCGGCAATGTACATTTGGGCCGTGGGAATTTTTGCCGCTGGTCAATCCTCAACGATGACAGGCACGTACGCGGGACAGTTCGCAATGGAAGGATTTCTGAATCTTCAGTGGGCTCGTTGGAAACGAGTTCTTTTTACTCGAATGATCGCCATCGTTCCCACTTTCCTCGTAGCAATGTTCAGCGATATAGACAATTTAACTGGAATGAACGACATCTTGAACGCCATTATGACGCTTCAATTACCGTTTGCAACCTTGCCAACTATAGCATTTACGAGCAGCTCTCAAATAATGGGAGAATTTCGAAATGGATT AACAAACAAAATTGTTGCGACAGCACTGTCTGCGTTAGTGATaactataaatatatattttgtaataaatacGGTCCAAGAAGATTTACCGCATCATTGGGCAGTGATATTAGCAATCTCGATATACTCCATCTTATATCTACTATTTTGCCTTTACTTGGTCATTCATATGGCTGTTAGTATGGGTGCAACTTCTCTTGCCGATCATTGG TTTGTAAGAACATATATAGGTAGTCCTGTAACTACGACGCTTGGATTATCAAATCCAACTATATATGCAAG GGTCGACAGTCAAACTCTAACTTGA